A genomic segment from Chitinophaga niabensis encodes:
- a CDS encoding iron chaperone has product MSNFENVEDYMKTLPKESKAILEEVRQVIRKTAPGAEEVISYQLPALKFHGMLIYYSAYKDHISLSFPSAKTIEVLKAKAVPYELGKSTIKFPLNKPMPFPLIKEIVQIRMKENLEKASLKTKPKKR; this is encoded by the coding sequence ATGTCAAATTTTGAAAACGTAGAAGACTACATGAAAACCTTGCCGAAAGAAAGCAAAGCTATACTGGAAGAAGTAAGGCAGGTGATCAGGAAAACAGCTCCCGGGGCAGAAGAAGTGATCAGCTACCAGTTACCGGCACTGAAGTTCCATGGTATGCTTATCTATTATTCTGCTTATAAGGACCATATTTCCTTATCCTTCCCCAGTGCCAAAACCATTGAGGTATTGAAAGCAAAGGCAGTGCCTTATGAACTGGGGAAGAGCACCATCAAATTCCCGCTGAACAAACCGATGCCCTTCCCTTTGATCAAAGAGATCGTACAGATAAGGATGAAGGAAAACCTTGAAAAAGCAAGCCTGAAAACGAAACCAAAAAAGCGTTAG
- a CDS encoding alpha/beta hydrolase codes for METSKTILFVTGAFVTHHCWDEWRAYFESKGYKTLAPAWPFKDGDAPTLRSRQPNDVDLATLTLKEVIDSYANVAKSLPEKPVIIGHSLGGLMTQILVNRDLASKGVAIHPVPPLGVFPYEFSFLKGGWKSLGLFTSLKKTYMMSFKDWQYAFVNGQPLEEQQVAYEKLTVPESKTVARGGLSGAARVDWDKPHPPLLITSGSWDNIIPAHLNARNFKRYKKNGSVLEYKEFPGRNHNVLGQPGWQGDADYVLDWIQKH; via the coding sequence ATGGAAACTTCTAAAACTATCTTATTCGTGACGGGAGCATTTGTTACTCATCATTGCTGGGATGAGTGGAGAGCGTATTTTGAAAGCAAAGGATATAAAACTTTAGCCCCGGCCTGGCCCTTTAAAGATGGTGATGCCCCCACCCTCCGGAGCAGGCAGCCTAACGATGTTGATCTGGCTACCTTAACCTTAAAAGAAGTGATCGATTCCTATGCGAATGTGGCAAAGTCCTTACCGGAAAAACCGGTCATTATAGGGCATTCATTGGGAGGCCTGATGACGCAGATCCTGGTGAACCGGGACCTTGCTTCCAAAGGAGTAGCCATTCATCCTGTACCACCACTCGGCGTTTTTCCCTATGAATTTTCTTTTCTGAAAGGCGGCTGGAAATCGCTGGGTTTATTCACTTCGCTGAAGAAAACCTATATGATGTCTTTTAAAGACTGGCAGTATGCTTTTGTGAACGGACAGCCTTTGGAAGAACAACAGGTGGCGTACGAAAAGCTCACCGTTCCTGAATCCAAAACAGTGGCCAGGGGAGGATTAAGCGGCGCAGCCAGGGTTGACTGGGATAAACCGCATCCCCCCTTGCTGATCACTTCCGGCAGCTGGGATAACATTATCCCTGCACATCTGAATGCCCGGAACTTTAAGCGGTACAAAAAGAACGGGTCTGTGCTGGAGTATAAGGAGTTCCCGGGCAGGAATCACAATGTGCTAGGCCAGCCTGGCTGGCAGGGAGATGCGGATTATGTACTGGACTGGATCCAAAAGCATTAA